The following are encoded together in the Blautia obeum ATCC 29174 genome:
- a CDS encoding GH25 family lysozyme translates to MEYRGIDVSAWQGEIDWKKVADVGTEFAIIRITEAGNNVDAYFERNYNGCVDYGIPAGVYKFSYALSVAAVRQEAERVVDILRERQLRYPVFLDLEYSNQRRLGQKMIERLAEEFRRIVVDAGYRFGIYCNLDWYNNVISEELKKYDFWIARYPSDDNGTLMERYRPDAGIGWQYTSKGRVPGITGNVDRDVFYKDYSAEEPSDKEKLNKIPKFVGKVTATVLNVRTGAGTEYPNLREYPILEQGNLIDVCDTRKAADGTTWYYIRIAGRYFGFVAARYIERQ, encoded by the coding sequence ATGGAATATAGAGGAATTGATGTTTCTGCCTGGCAGGGAGAAATTGATTGGAAAAAAGTGGCAGATGTGGGAACAGAGTTTGCAATCATTCGTATAACAGAGGCAGGAAATAATGTAGATGCTTACTTTGAACGTAATTACAATGGCTGTGTGGATTATGGCATTCCCGCAGGTGTGTATAAGTTTTCGTATGCACTGTCTGTTGCTGCAGTAAGACAGGAAGCTGAAAGAGTTGTGGATATTTTACGGGAACGACAATTACGTTATCCAGTTTTTCTTGACCTGGAATACAGCAATCAACGCCGCTTAGGGCAAAAAATGATTGAGCGTCTGGCTGAGGAGTTTCGAAGGATTGTTGTAGATGCCGGATATCGCTTTGGGATTTATTGCAACCTGGACTGGTATAACAATGTGATCAGTGAAGAACTAAAAAAATATGATTTCTGGATTGCCCGTTATCCGTCGGATGATAATGGAACATTGATGGAGCGTTACCGTCCCGATGCAGGAATTGGCTGGCAGTATACCAGTAAAGGAAGAGTTCCGGGCATAACTGGTAATGTGGACAGAGATGTATTTTATAAAGACTATTCAGCAGAAGAACCATCGGATAAAGAAAAACTGAACAAAATTCCGAAGTTTGTGGGGAAAGTTACCGCTACAGTTTTAAATGTCCGGACTGGTGCCGGTACAGAGTATCCTAATTTAAGAGAATATCCGATTTTGGAACAGGGAAATCTTATTGATGTATGTGATACACGAAAAGCTGCAGACGGCACAACCTGGTATTATATTCGTATTGCTGGAAGATATTTTGGCTTCGTTGCCGCCAGATACATTGAGCGGCAATAA
- a CDS encoding carbamoyl phosphate synthase small subunit, with translation MKAFLILEDGHVFKGTSIGSTREVISEIVFNTSMTGYLEVMTDPSYAGQAVCMTYPLIGNYGICYEDQESRKPWIDGFIVRELSRIPSNFRSVDTIQHFLEKHDIPGIAGIDTRALTKILREKGTMNGMITVNENYDLDEIIPRLKAYTTGKVVEKVTCSEKEVLKGNGPKVALMDFGAKRNIARSLNERGCQVTIYPALTSAEEILADHPDGIMLSNGPGDPKECTTIIEEIRKLYASDVPIFAICLGHQLMALATGGDTHKMKYGHRGGNHPVKDLATGRVYISSQNHGYVVDAEALEKKGIAKPAFVNVNDGTNEGMAYEGKNIFTVQFHPEACPGPQDSSYLFDRFMEMMGGTDHAEK, from the coding sequence ATGAAAGCATTTCTGATATTAGAAGATGGCCATGTGTTCAAAGGAACCAGTATTGGTTCAACAAGAGAAGTCATTAGTGAGATCGTTTTTAACACATCCATGACCGGATATCTCGAAGTAATGACTGACCCATCGTATGCAGGACAGGCTGTCTGCATGACTTATCCTTTGATTGGAAATTACGGAATCTGTTATGAGGACCAGGAATCCAGGAAACCTTGGATCGATGGTTTTATTGTTCGTGAATTATCCCGTATCCCAAGTAACTTCAGAAGCGTGGATACGATTCAGCATTTTCTTGAAAAGCATGATATACCTGGTATTGCCGGTATTGATACTCGTGCTCTCACAAAAATTCTTCGTGAAAAAGGTACCATGAATGGTATGATCACAGTCAACGAAAATTATGATTTAGATGAAATAATCCCCCGTTTAAAAGCATATACAACTGGAAAAGTAGTTGAAAAAGTTACATGCAGTGAGAAGGAAGTACTGAAAGGAAACGGACCGAAGGTTGCTCTTATGGATTTTGGTGCAAAACGCAATATTGCACGTTCTCTGAATGAAAGAGGCTGTCAGGTAACGATTTATCCGGCACTTACATCTGCTGAAGAAATCCTTGCAGACCATCCGGATGGAATCATGCTCAGCAACGGACCTGGAGACCCGAAGGAATGCACTACTATTATAGAAGAAATCCGCAAACTTTATGCGTCAGATGTACCAATTTTTGCAATCTGCCTCGGACATCAGCTGATGGCACTTGCTACAGGCGGTGATACACATAAAATGAAATACGGACACAGAGGAGGCAATCATCCGGTTAAGGATCTTGCAACAGGACGTGTTTATATTTCATCTCAGAACCATGGATACGTGGTTGATGCGGAAGCCCTTGAGAAAAAAGGTATTGCAAAACCTGCATTTGTCAATGTAAACGATGGTACAAACGAAGGAATGGCTTATGAAGGCAAAAACATCTTCACGGTACAGTTCCATCCGGAAGCCTGCCCTGGACCGCAGGACTCCAGCTACCTGTTTGACAGATTTATGGAAATGATGGGAGGAACAGATCATGCCGAGAAATAA
- the carB gene encoding carbamoyl-phosphate synthase large subunit produces MPRNKDIHKVLVIGSGPIIIGQAAEFDYAGTQACRSLKEEGMEVVLLNSNPATIMTDKDIADKVYIEPLTVEVVEQLILKEKPDSVLPTLGGQAGLNLAMELEEKGFLKEHNVRLIGTTAETIKKAEDRQEFKDTMEKIGEPVAASKVVTTVEDGVAFTKKIGYPVVLRPAYTLGGSGGGIANNEYELREILENGLRLSRVGEVLVERCIAGWKEIEYEVMRDSVGNCITVCNMENIDPVGVHTGDSIVVAPSQTLGDKEYQMLRTSALNIITELGITGGCNVQYALHPESFEYCVIEVNPRVSRSSALASKATGYPIAKVAAKIALGYTLDEIPNAITGKTYASFEPMLDYCVVKIPRLPFDKFITAKRTLTTQMKATGEVMSICHNFEGALMKAIRSLEQHVDSLMSYDFTGLDEDELIEELAVVDDRRIWKIAEAIRRDISKEYIHRITKIDRWFIDKIAILVEMEQALKTQPLTEELLLEAKRMEFPDYVIANLCGRTEADIKALRQGYKITAAYKMVDTCAAEFAAATPYYYSVYGGPDTENEAVAAHDKKKVLVLGSGPIRIGQGIEFDFCSVHCTWAFKKEGYETIIVNNNPETVSTDFDIADKLYFEPLTPEDVENIVNIEKPDGAVVQFGGQTAIKLTEALMKMGVKILGTSAEDVDAAEDRELFDEILEKCEIPRPKGQTVFTAEEAKKAANELGYPVLVRPSYVLGGQGMRIAVSDEDVEEYIGIINQIAQEHPILVDKYLMGKEIEVDAVCDGEDILIPGIMEHIERAGIHSGDSISVYPAQTISQRAKDTIAEYTRRLAKALHVVGMINIQFIVCGEEVYVIEVNPRSSRTVPYISKVTGIPIVPLATKVILGYKLKDMGYTPGLQPEAKHIAIKMPVFSFEKIRGADISLGPEMKSTGECLGIAENFNEALYKAFIGAGIKLPKYKNMIITVKDEDQQEVVPIARRFEALGYRIYATRGTARVLKENGIKAIRTNKLEQPAPNLMDLILGHKIDVVIDTPPQGVEHQKDGFVIRRNAIETGVNVLTSLDTAEALVTSLENTDLHNLTLIDIATIASR; encoded by the coding sequence ATGCCGAGAAATAAAGATATACATAAAGTTCTTGTAATTGGATCCGGTCCGATTATCATCGGCCAGGCAGCAGAGTTTGACTACGCTGGTACACAGGCATGCCGTTCTCTGAAAGAAGAAGGCATGGAAGTTGTTCTTCTGAACTCCAACCCTGCTACGATCATGACAGACAAAGATATTGCAGATAAAGTTTATATTGAGCCTCTTACTGTAGAGGTTGTAGAGCAGCTGATCCTTAAAGAAAAACCGGACAGCGTACTGCCGACACTGGGTGGCCAGGCAGGTCTGAACCTTGCAATGGAACTGGAAGAAAAAGGTTTTCTCAAAGAACATAATGTGCGCCTGATCGGTACCACAGCAGAGACGATCAAGAAGGCTGAAGACCGTCAGGAATTCAAAGACACCATGGAAAAAATCGGTGAGCCGGTTGCTGCTTCTAAAGTCGTAACAACAGTAGAAGATGGTGTGGCTTTTACCAAAAAGATAGGATATCCGGTCGTTCTCCGTCCGGCTTACACACTTGGTGGAAGTGGCGGTGGTATCGCTAATAACGAATACGAACTGAGAGAAATCCTCGAGAATGGTCTCAGACTTTCCCGTGTAGGAGAAGTTCTTGTAGAACGTTGTATCGCGGGATGGAAAGAAATCGAATACGAAGTAATGCGTGACAGTGTAGGAAACTGTATTACTGTCTGCAACATGGAAAACATTGACCCGGTTGGTGTACATACAGGTGACTCTATCGTAGTTGCTCCATCTCAGACACTGGGTGACAAAGAATATCAGATGCTTCGTACATCAGCACTGAATATCATCACAGAACTTGGTATCACAGGTGGATGTAACGTACAGTATGCACTGCATCCGGAAAGCTTCGAATACTGTGTTATCGAAGTAAATCCTCGTGTAAGCCGTTCTTCTGCACTGGCAAGTAAAGCTACCGGTTATCCGATTGCCAAAGTTGCAGCGAAGATTGCGCTTGGATATACACTGGATGAAATCCCGAATGCCATTACAGGAAAAACATATGCAAGTTTCGAGCCAATGCTTGACTATTGTGTAGTTAAAATTCCGAGACTTCCATTTGATAAATTCATCACTGCCAAGAGAACACTGACTACTCAGATGAAAGCTACCGGTGAGGTTATGAGTATCTGCCATAATTTCGAAGGTGCACTTATGAAAGCTATCCGTTCTCTGGAGCAGCATGTAGACAGCCTGATGTCCTATGACTTCACAGGCCTGGATGAGGATGAACTGATTGAAGAACTGGCAGTTGTAGATGACCGTCGTATCTGGAAGATTGCGGAGGCAATCCGAAGAGATATTTCCAAAGAATATATCCACAGAATCACTAAGATCGACAGATGGTTTATTGACAAAATTGCAATTCTGGTAGAGATGGAACAGGCTCTGAAGACACAGCCGCTTACAGAAGAACTTCTTCTTGAAGCAAAACGCATGGAATTCCCGGATTATGTGATCGCAAATCTTTGCGGAAGAACAGAAGCAGATATCAAAGCTCTCCGTCAGGGGTATAAGATCACAGCAGCTTACAAGATGGTAGACACCTGTGCAGCTGAGTTTGCTGCCGCAACACCATATTACTATTCTGTGTATGGCGGCCCGGATACAGAAAATGAAGCAGTTGCTGCCCATGATAAGAAAAAAGTTCTTGTTCTTGGTTCTGGACCGATCCGTATCGGACAGGGTATCGAATTTGACTTCTGTTCTGTACATTGTACATGGGCATTCAAAAAAGAAGGCTATGAGACAATTATTGTAAACAATAACCCGGAAACTGTCAGCACAGACTTTGATATTGCAGATAAGCTGTATTTCGAGCCATTGACACCGGAAGATGTGGAGAACATCGTAAATATTGAAAAACCGGACGGAGCAGTTGTGCAGTTCGGTGGACAGACTGCCATCAAGCTTACAGAAGCACTGATGAAGATGGGAGTCAAGATCCTTGGAACATCTGCAGAAGATGTGGATGCTGCAGAGGACCGTGAGCTCTTTGATGAGATCCTTGAAAAATGTGAGATCCCGAGACCGAAGGGACAGACTGTATTCACAGCAGAGGAAGCTAAAAAGGCTGCCAACGAGTTAGGATATCCGGTACTTGTTCGTCCTTCCTATGTTCTTGGTGGACAGGGCATGCGTATTGCAGTCAGTGACGAGGATGTAGAGGAATATATCGGAATCATCAATCAGATTGCACAGGAACATCCGATTCTGGTTGACAAATACCTGATGGGTAAAGAAATCGAAGTCGATGCAGTTTGTGATGGAGAGGATATCCTGATTCCTGGTATCATGGAGCATATTGAACGTGCTGGTATCCATTCCGGAGACAGTATTTCCGTATATCCGGCACAGACGATCAGCCAGAGAGCAAAAGATACAATTGCTGAGTATACACGTCGTCTTGCAAAAGCACTTCATGTAGTTGGTATGATCAATATTCAGTTTATTGTATGTGGCGAAGAAGTATATGTTATCGAAGTAAATCCGCGTTCCAGCCGTACAGTACCATACATCAGTAAGGTAACCGGAATCCCGATCGTACCGTTAGCAACGAAAGTGATCCTTGGATACAAGCTCAAAGATATGGGATATACGCCAGGGCTTCAGCCGGAAGCAAAACATATCGCGATCAAGATGCCGGTATTCTCCTTCGAGAAGATCCGTGGCGCTGATATCAGCCTTGGACCAGAGATGAAGTCCACAGGTGAATGTCTTGGTATTGCAGAGAACTTCAACGAAGCTCTGTACAAAGCATTTATCGGAGCCGGAATCAAACTTCCGAAGTATAAGAACATGATCATCACTGTCAAAGATGAAGATCAGCAGGAAGTTGTTCCGATCGCAAGGCGTTTTGAGGCACTTGGATACCGTATCTATGCAACAAGAGGCACAGCAAGAGTCCTCAAAGAAAATGGAATCAAGGCAATCCGTACTAACAAACTGGAACAGCCGGCGCCGAACCTTATGGACCTTATTCTGGGACATAAGATCGATGTTGTTATTGATACACCTCCACAGGGTGTGGAACATCAGAAAGACGGTTTCGTGATTCGTCGAAATGCGATTGAGACAGGCGTTAATGTCCTTACCAGTCTGGACACCGCAGAGGCACTTGTAACCAGTCTTGAGAATACAGACCTTCACAATCTGACACTGATCGATATTGCAACGATCGCAAGCAGATAA
- a CDS encoding undecaprenyl-diphosphate phosphatase, with protein MSVLEFIKVVILGIVEGITEWLPISSTGHMILVDEFIKMDMTTEFKDFFLVVIQLGAILAVVVLYWSKLWPFYIRQIPKKKKAQIARKNPFSRIVLTFVEKFCDKDKWILWFKIIVACIPTIVIALPFNDFIEEKFNNYVVVAIALIVYGVIFIIVENYNKRRKPICTSLEDLSFATAFKIGIFQVLSVIPGTSRSGSTIIGGILVGTSRTVAAEFTFFLAIPVMFGASLLKLVKFGFTFTPAEVLTLVTGVVVAFFVSIIAIKFLMGYIKKHDFKAFGWYRIVLGVLVMGYFVGKNFLG; from the coding sequence ATGAGTGTTTTGGAGTTTATAAAAGTTGTGATCCTCGGCATCGTAGAGGGTATTACTGAGTGGCTTCCAATCAGCAGTACTGGTCATATGATCCTTGTAGATGAGTTTATCAAGATGGATATGACCACAGAATTTAAGGATTTTTTTCTGGTAGTCATTCAGCTGGGGGCAATCCTTGCGGTTGTTGTCCTGTATTGGAGTAAGCTGTGGCCATTTTACATACGACAGATACCCAAGAAGAAAAAAGCACAGATTGCACGTAAGAATCCGTTTTCTCGCATTGTGCTGACTTTTGTGGAGAAGTTCTGTGATAAAGATAAATGGATTTTGTGGTTTAAGATTATAGTGGCATGCATCCCGACTATCGTGATCGCGCTTCCATTCAATGATTTTATCGAAGAGAAATTTAACAACTATGTGGTTGTTGCAATTGCACTTATCGTTTATGGTGTGATTTTTATCATTGTAGAAAATTACAATAAACGAAGAAAACCAATCTGTACATCTCTTGAAGATCTGAGTTTTGCCACGGCATTCAAGATTGGTATTTTTCAGGTATTATCTGTTATTCCGGGAACATCCCGTTCCGGTTCCACGATTATTGGAGGTATCCTTGTTGGTACTTCAAGAACGGTTGCAGCAGAATTTACCTTTTTTCTGGCAATTCCGGTTATGTTCGGAGCGAGTCTGCTGAAACTGGTAAAATTCGGCTTCACATTCACTCCAGCAGAGGTTCTTACACTGGTCACCGGTGTTGTGGTTGCATTTTTTGTTTCTATTATCGCCATCAAATTCCTGATGGGATATATTAAGAAACATGATTTCAAGGCTTTTGGCTGGTATCGTATCGTACTTGGTGTTCTTGTGATGGGCTATTTTGTAGGAAAAAATTTCCTTGGATAA